One Tepidanaerobacter syntrophicus DNA segment encodes these proteins:
- the hcp gene encoding hydroxylamine reductase: protein MFCFQCEQTAGGKGCTKVGVCGKDASVAQKQDELTCALIELARAADGKSPGPEADKLMMEGLFATVTNVNFDPNRIQELIELVKTEKEKLGGAEDFPQDKLWDDDVNARSLRSTLLFGMRGMAAYAWHAHILGKEDKDIINWFYKGMKAIGEDHSTDEALNLLMEFGNVNLQCMALLDEANTSAFGHPVPTTVPMKVEKGPFIIITGHDLLDLKQLLEQTEGKGINIYTHGEMLPAHGYPELKKYPHLKGNFGTAWQNQQREFDGVPAPILFTTNCLMPPKASYADRVFTTGVVGYPQTQHISEGKNGIKDFSPVINKALELGGYPEDKIFTGINGGTEVMTGFARNAVLGVADKVIEAVKAGDIKHIFLVGGCDGARPGRNYYTEFVKKTPKDSVVLTLACGKYRFNDLDLGKIGGLPRIMDMGQCNDAYSAIVVATELAKAFNCSVNDLPLTLVLSWYEQKAVCILLTLLALNIKNIYLGPTLPAFLSQDVLNVLVEKFNITQISTPDEDLKKILG from the coding sequence ATGTTTTGTTTTCAATGTGAACAAACTGCAGGCGGCAAAGGCTGCACCAAAGTCGGGGTTTGCGGTAAAGATGCAAGCGTTGCGCAAAAGCAAGATGAACTTACTTGCGCGCTTATCGAGCTTGCAAGAGCTGCAGATGGTAAAAGCCCCGGGCCGGAAGCTGACAAATTAATGATGGAAGGATTATTTGCAACCGTTACAAATGTCAACTTTGATCCAAATAGAATCCAGGAGTTAATAGAGCTTGTAAAAACAGAAAAGGAAAAACTTGGCGGAGCTGAAGATTTTCCTCAAGATAAATTATGGGATGACGATGTAAATGCGCGTTCACTGCGGTCAACGCTGCTCTTTGGAATGCGAGGCATGGCAGCCTATGCATGGCATGCTCATATTCTCGGAAAAGAAGACAAGGATATTATAAATTGGTTTTATAAAGGAATGAAGGCGATTGGGGAAGATCATTCCACGGATGAAGCGTTAAATCTTTTGATGGAGTTTGGCAACGTAAACTTGCAGTGTATGGCGCTTTTAGATGAAGCAAATACCTCTGCTTTCGGCCACCCCGTTCCTACAACGGTTCCTATGAAGGTAGAAAAAGGACCGTTTATAATCATTACAGGCCATGACCTTCTGGACTTAAAACAGCTGCTGGAGCAGACGGAAGGAAAAGGAATTAATATATACACCCACGGCGAAATGCTGCCGGCTCACGGTTATCCTGAGCTTAAAAAATACCCTCATCTCAAGGGCAATTTTGGGACTGCTTGGCAAAATCAGCAAAGAGAATTCGACGGGGTTCCGGCTCCGATTTTATTTACAACAAATTGCCTAATGCCGCCGAAGGCAAGTTATGCAGATAGAGTTTTTACTACAGGCGTGGTAGGCTATCCCCAAACACAGCACATTAGTGAAGGTAAGAATGGTATAAAGGATTTTTCACCTGTAATAAACAAGGCTTTGGAGCTTGGCGGATATCCTGAGGATAAAATATTTACCGGAATTAACGGCGGAACCGAAGTCATGACCGGGTTTGCAAGAAACGCTGTTTTAGGTGTTGCGGACAAAGTGATAGAAGCCGTAAAGGCCGGAGATATAAAGCATATATTCTTAGTGGGCGGATGCGATGGAGCAAGGCCAGGGCGAAATTATTATACCGAGTTTGTTAAAAAGACACCCAAGGATTCGGTGGTTCTCACCCTTGCTTGTGGTAAATACCGCTTCAATGACCTTGATTTAGGGAAAATAGGCGGTCTTCCAAGGATTATGGACATGGGTCAGTGCAATGATGCATATTCCGCTATTGTGGTAGCAACAGAACTTGCAAAAGCATTTAACTGCAGCGTAAACGATCTTCCCCTAACTCTTGTTTTATCATGGTATGAACAAAAAGCGGTATGTATTCTCCTTACGCTTTTAGCGCTTAATATCAAGAATATATATCTTGGACCTACATTGCCGGCATTCCTGTCTCAAGATGTGTTAAATGTTCTAGTAGAAAAATTTAATATTACTCAAATCAGCACCCCTGATGAAGACTTGAAGAAAATTTTAGGATAA
- a CDS encoding ABC-2 transporter permease — MIHLVMKDFYVNRKYLLLISMLVCFILILSGPSSSVAIFAGGFASYSMLIRSCFYDDKDKGDIFLRTLPIKASVIVLSKYIFLLSMLIIVAVVSLLFSLLIKEDFRAYYMSFMFFVPIICFINAIYLPAFFKYGYEKATTYQTLLFLVMIFLPFGFEKIGSLMQMQDFNFLSSIISLITSSSIYTTFLVVCALSLALLAISYKFSLKLYLAR, encoded by the coding sequence ATGATACACCTTGTTATGAAAGACTTTTATGTTAATAGAAAATATTTGTTATTAATTTCAATGCTTGTTTGTTTTATCTTAATTCTTAGCGGACCATCGTCTTCTGTCGCTATTTTTGCAGGAGGCTTTGCATCATACAGCATGCTTATAAGGAGCTGCTTTTACGATGATAAAGATAAGGGTGACATATTTTTAAGAACACTGCCGATAAAAGCATCTGTAATCGTTTTAAGCAAATATATATTTCTATTGTCGATGCTTATTATTGTTGCTGTAGTTTCTTTACTGTTTAGTTTATTAATTAAAGAAGATTTTCGCGCTTATTACATGAGTTTTATGTTTTTTGTTCCAATTATATGCTTTATCAATGCCATCTACCTTCCTGCATTTTTTAAATATGGTTATGAAAAGGCGACAACATACCAGACCCTATTATTTCTTGTAATGATATTTCTGCCATTTGGGTTCGAGAAGATAGGAAGTTTGATGCAAATGCAGGATTTTAATTTCTTGTCTTCTATTATATCTCTTATCACCTCAAGCAGCATTTATACAACATTTCTTGTAGTTTGTGCATTATCCCTTGCTTTGCTTGCTATATCTTACAAATTTTCTTTGAAGCTATATCTTGCCCGGTGA
- a CDS encoding SIS domain-containing protein: MNQEHVTQLNDAIRAVKSTDLKNFYFVACGGSMANLYPAHYIFDREIETPSAIYSSNEFVHREPKALGKGSVVILCSHSGNTPETAKAAEFARKKGAVTIAFSNVVDSPLWKAAEFPIHYDYGVEATAKEGNSGMLYRLIFGILNEIAANEKYEKAIGSIDNLQKLYDVNKEMTFDAADEFGKKYKREKLIYTMASGPNYGVAYSFTSCLLMEMLWINSNAIHAGEYFHGPFEVTDFDVPFLLIKGLGETRPLDERAHDFVKKFSEKLTVVDAKDFNMDGIDEDLKSYFTPLIAGVVLRQYADRLAEHTGHPLSVRRYMWKMEY; this comes from the coding sequence ATGAACCAGGAACATGTAACACAATTAAACGATGCTATTCGTGCAGTTAAATCAACGGATTTGAAGAACTTTTATTTTGTAGCATGCGGCGGGTCTATGGCAAATTTATATCCGGCACATTACATATTTGATAGAGAGATAGAAACTCCGTCTGCAATTTATTCATCAAACGAATTTGTTCACAGGGAACCGAAAGCACTAGGTAAAGGCAGTGTTGTAATTTTGTGTTCGCACTCAGGCAATACTCCTGAAACTGCAAAAGCCGCGGAATTCGCAAGGAAAAAAGGAGCTGTAACAATAGCTTTTTCAAATGTGGTTGATTCACCGCTTTGGAAAGCTGCAGAATTTCCGATTCACTATGATTATGGTGTCGAAGCCACGGCAAAAGAAGGAAATAGCGGGATGCTCTACAGATTAATTTTTGGTATTTTAAATGAAATTGCAGCAAATGAAAAATACGAAAAGGCCATCGGCTCGATAGATAATTTGCAAAAATTATATGATGTCAATAAGGAAATGACCTTTGATGCGGCAGATGAGTTCGGCAAGAAATATAAGAGAGAAAAACTTATATATACTATGGCTAGCGGTCCTAATTACGGTGTTGCATATTCATTTACAAGCTGCTTGCTAATGGAAATGCTATGGATTAATTCTAACGCCATTCATGCAGGAGAATATTTCCATGGTCCTTTTGAAGTTACAGATTTTGATGTGCCTTTTCTTCTTATTAAAGGGTTGGGAGAGACAAGACCTCTGGACGAAAGAGCTCACGACTTTGTTAAAAAGTTCAGTGAAAAACTGACTGTAGTAGATGCAAAAGACTTTAATATGGACGGAATAGATGAAGATTTAAAGAGTTATTTTACTCCGCTTATTGCCGGCGTAGTTTTGAGACAGTATGCAGACAGGCTTGCAGAGCACACAGGCCATCCGCTTTCTGTTCGCCGCTATATGTGGAAAATGGAATATTAA
- a CDS encoding ABC transporter ATP-binding protein has protein sequence MENILEVINLNKRFNSFALSDINITLPKGYIMGFIGANGAGKTTTIKLIMNMIRRDSGKINIFGKDNIKYEIPIKNKIGYVHEQPIFYDDLTVGWTGNFAGKFYSDWDDERFNELLEKFCIKKSQIVKQLSKGTKMKTALALALSHKPELLILDEPTSGLDPVIRDELLDILMEFIQNEEHGVFFSSHITSDIEKIADYITLINEGRIIFSEEKDKILNSWKLVKGDVRKIEEYKDDLMGIKISRTGFSGIVEDIESFKSRHDVSSLVIDRTTLDDILIHLTKKEN, from the coding sequence ATGGAAAATATACTAGAAGTAATAAATCTGAACAAACGTTTTAATAGTTTTGCGTTGTCTGATATAAACATTACGCTGCCAAAAGGCTACATAATGGGATTTATCGGTGCAAACGGCGCAGGAAAAACCACAACGATAAAATTAATAATGAATATGATAAGACGCGATTCGGGCAAAATAAATATTTTTGGAAAAGACAACATAAAATACGAAATCCCAATAAAAAACAAAATAGGGTACGTGCATGAGCAGCCAATTTTTTACGATGATTTGACGGTGGGATGGACGGGAAATTTTGCAGGAAAATTTTATTCAGATTGGGATGATGAGAGATTTAATGAGCTTCTTGAAAAGTTTTGTATAAAAAAATCACAAATAGTAAAGCAGCTTTCAAAAGGGACAAAAATGAAAACAGCGTTAGCCCTAGCACTTTCTCATAAACCAGAGCTGCTTATATTAGATGAACCAACCTCGGGCTTAGATCCTGTGATAAGAGATGAACTACTAGATATCCTAATGGAATTTATTCAAAACGAAGAGCATGGCGTGTTTTTTTCATCACATATTACCTCGGACATAGAAAAAATTGCAGACTATATAACATTAATTAATGAAGGAAGAATAATTTTTTCAGAGGAAAAGGACAAAATATTAAATTCATGGAAGCTGGTCAAAGGTGATGTTAGGAAGATAGAAGAATATAAAGATGATTTAATGGGCATAAAGATATCAAGAACCGGCTTTAGCGGCATAGTAGAAGACATTGAATCTTTTAAATCACGTCATGATGTTTCTTCGCTTGTAATAGATAGAACAACCCTTGATGATATCCTTATTCATCTTACAAAAAAGGAGAATTGA
- a CDS encoding GntR family transcriptional regulator, producing MFIPISNNDPRPLYEQIFEGIKNKILTGELAPGDALPSIRQLAQDLKTSVITTKRAYFELEQQKLIVTRPGKGSFVADYDADKIASMRRAEIEQQMREIITEAKKNGVLKKELEEMFRKILEEEY from the coding sequence ATGTTTATACCTATCTCTAACAATGATCCAAGACCCCTTTATGAGCAAATTTTTGAAGGTATAAAAAATAAAATCTTAACCGGTGAACTTGCGCCTGGAGATGCCCTGCCATCAATAAGACAGTTGGCTCAAGACTTAAAGACAAGCGTCATAACTACAAAGCGAGCCTATTTTGAACTCGAACAGCAAAAACTTATTGTTACACGGCCGGGCAAAGGAAGTTTCGTGGCTGATTATGATGCAGATAAAATTGCGTCTATGCGAAGGGCTGAAATCGAGCAGCAAATGCGGGAGATAATTACCGAAGCTAAGAAAAACGGAGTTTTGAAAAAAGAGCTGGAAGAGATGTTTCGTAAAATTCTTGAGGAGGAGTATTGA